The following coding sequences are from one uncultured Desulfobacter sp. window:
- a CDS encoding ABC transporter substrate-binding protein, protein MKRHLVLTLMIFFMLCTTAPAQKLTLMLDWFPNVDHLPVYLAQESGYFAAQGLDVEIIVPSETSDALKLAAAGKVDLAVSYQPQTIMAADAGLKVKTVAPLVVKPLTTLMFLDESIKTPADLSGKKIGYTVPGLMDMLLKGFADINGITDYTPVNVGFTILPALASKQVAAVMGPFKTYETVTMARQGVTARFFELEKYGIPEYEELIFAAGESTLETKREAVHGFIIAVHKALADISKAPDTALALYLKALPEVDKDTETKAFALTAEYFAAPGQLSDPGKWQHFIDFSLKYGLIKNKINPQTLIYNWDN, encoded by the coding sequence ATGAAACGACATCTTGTTCTGACACTGATGATCTTTTTTATGCTTTGCACCACGGCCCCGGCCCAGAAACTGACGCTCATGCTCGACTGGTTTCCCAACGTGGACCATCTGCCCGTCTATCTGGCCCAGGAATCCGGCTATTTTGCAGCCCAGGGGCTGGACGTTGAAATCATTGTCCCGTCGGAGACTTCGGATGCGCTGAAACTTGCGGCCGCAGGCAAGGTGGACCTGGCCGTCTCCTACCAGCCCCAGACCATCATGGCCGCGGATGCAGGGCTCAAGGTGAAAACCGTGGCCCCCCTTGTGGTAAAACCCCTTACCACCTTGATGTTTCTGGATGAATCCATAAAGACTCCGGCGGATCTGTCCGGTAAAAAAATCGGCTATACCGTGCCCGGATTGATGGACATGCTGCTCAAGGGGTTTGCCGATATCAACGGTATCACGGACTACACCCCGGTGAATGTGGGATTCACCATTCTGCCCGCCCTGGCTTCAAAACAGGTGGCCGCCGTCATGGGCCCCTTTAAAACCTACGAAACCGTCACCATGGCCCGGCAAGGTGTTACCGCCCGTTTTTTTGAACTGGAAAAATACGGTATCCCGGAATACGAAGAGCTGATTTTCGCAGCCGGTGAATCCACCCTGGAAACAAAAAGAGAGGCGGTGCATGGATTTATTATTGCGGTCCACAAAGCCCTGGCTGACATTTCAAAGGCCCCGGACACCGCCCTGGCGCTCTACCTTAAGGCCCTGCCCGAGGTGGATAAAGATACGGAAACCAAAGCCTTTGCGCTGACAGCAGAATATTTTGCCGCCCCGGGTCAGCTCAGTGATCCTGGGAAATGGCAGCATTTTATTGATTTTTCCCTGAAATACGGATTGATTAAAAACAAAATCAATCCCCAAACACTGATTTACAACTGGGACAATTAA
- a CDS encoding ABC transporter permease, with amino-acid sequence MKWSEILFPAALTLGILVLWEVLVRMMHVPAFILPPPSAIGLCAVTKAALIWPHALATALEIVMGIVLALLTSIPLAIFMFSRPGIEKGLSPFLVASQAVPVFALAPLLVIWLGYGIWSKVFMAWVIIFFPITVSLLSGLKSCDPDFRMLFTLMGAGFWMKLRLLYWPWALPQFFSGLKVGVTVATIGAVIGEWVGAQKGLGYLMIQSNARLNTDLVFACILWLSAMGLSLWALVGVAEKRMVTWKNT; translated from the coding sequence ATGAAATGGTCAGAGATACTTTTCCCGGCAGCACTCACTTTAGGCATACTGGTCTTATGGGAAGTCCTTGTAAGGATGATGCACGTCCCGGCATTCATCCTGCCCCCGCCATCGGCCATCGGCCTTTGTGCGGTAACAAAAGCCGCATTGATATGGCCCCATGCCCTGGCCACGGCCCTGGAAATCGTGATGGGCATTGTGCTGGCTCTTTTAACGTCCATCCCTTTGGCCATATTCATGTTTTCCCGGCCGGGCATTGAAAAAGGCCTGTCTCCATTTCTGGTGGCCTCCCAGGCCGTGCCGGTGTTTGCCCTGGCGCCGCTGCTGGTGATCTGGCTGGGGTACGGCATCTGGTCCAAGGTGTTCATGGCCTGGGTGATCATCTTTTTTCCCATTACCGTGAGCCTGTTGTCCGGCCTTAAAAGCTGCGATCCGGACTTTCGCATGCTCTTTACCCTGATGGGGGCAGGCTTCTGGATGAAGCTGCGCCTGCTCTATTGGCCCTGGGCGTTGCCCCAGTTTTTTTCAGGCCTCAAGGTGGGCGTTACCGTGGCCACCATCGGTGCGGTCATCGGCGAATGGGTGGGGGCCCAGAAAGGGCTTGGGTATCTGATGATCCAGTCCAACGCCCGGTTAAACACAGACCTGGTCTTTGCCTGTATTCTCTGGCTTTCGGCCATGGGACTCAGCCTGTGGGCATTGGTCGGGGTTGCTGAAAAACGAATGGTGACATGGAAGAATACATAA
- the asd gene encoding aspartate-semialdehyde dehydrogenase, translating to MKKVGMVGWRGMVGSVLMERMSARNDFQKFTPVFFTTSQAGQTAPDVGQGSSELIDAFDVDTLMEMDIVVTCQGGSYTETVRPQLAERDWQGYWIDAASTLRMDPQSIIVLDPVNMPVIETAISKGIKNFIGGNCTVSLMLMALGGLFENDWVEWLTSMTYQAASGAGAKNMRELVAQMRTIGDQAAPILDDPASAILDLDSKVTNTLRSDVYPVENWGVPLGASLIPWIDRAMENGQTREEWKGFVETNKILGRSDNPIPIDGQCIRIGAMRCHSQAFTIKLKKDVPLDEINAALSANNDWVQVIPNNKEDSIKDLTPAAVTGTLNVPVGRIRKMNVDDNFLTAFSVGDQLLWGAAEPLRRILNIIL from the coding sequence ATGAAAAAAGTCGGAATGGTCGGCTGGCGGGGTATGGTGGGATCCGTGCTCATGGAAAGAATGTCTGCACGGAATGATTTTCAAAAATTTACACCGGTTTTTTTCACCACGTCCCAGGCCGGACAGACCGCACCGGATGTGGGGCAGGGATCTTCGGAACTCATTGACGCCTTTGACGTTGATACACTCATGGAAATGGATATCGTGGTGACCTGCCAGGGTGGATCCTACACCGAAACCGTGCGGCCTCAATTGGCCGAGCGCGACTGGCAGGGATACTGGATTGATGCCGCATCCACCTTAAGGATGGATCCCCAGAGCATTATTGTTCTGGACCCGGTCAATATGCCGGTTATTGAAACGGCGATATCCAAGGGGATTAAAAATTTTATCGGCGGCAACTGCACGGTGTCATTGATGCTGATGGCCTTGGGCGGGTTATTTGAAAATGACTGGGTGGAGTGGCTCACCTCCATGACCTACCAGGCCGCTTCCGGTGCCGGTGCCAAAAACATGAGAGAGCTTGTGGCGCAGATGAGAACCATCGGTGACCAGGCAGCCCCCATTCTGGATGATCCGGCCTCTGCTATCCTTGATCTTGACAGCAAGGTTACCAACACCTTGCGTTCAGATGTCTATCCTGTTGAAAACTGGGGCGTTCCTTTGGGGGCCAGCCTGATCCCTTGGATTGACCGGGCCATGGAGAACGGCCAGACCCGGGAGGAGTGGAAAGGCTTTGTGGAAACCAATAAAATCTTGGGCCGGTCGGACAATCCCATACCCATCGACGGTCAGTGTATCCGCATTGGAGCCATGCGGTGCCATTCCCAGGCCTTTACCATCAAATTGAAAAAGGATGTCCCCTTAGACGAGATCAATGCCGCCCTGTCGGCCAATAATGACTGGGTCCAGGTGATCCCCAACAATAAGGAAGATTCCATAAAGGACCTGACCCCTGCCGCCGTGACCGGCACCTTGAACGTGCCCGTGGGCAGAATTCGGAAAATGAATGTGGATGACAATTTTCTCACGGCCTTTTCCGTGGGGGATCAGTTGCTCTGGGGTGCGGCAGAGCCCCTGCGGCGGATATTAAATATTATTTTGTAA
- a CDS encoding U32 family peptidase, which yields MSCLELLAPAKNIEFGKAAVDHGADAVYIGPERFGARAAAGNSVRDIEALCRYAQRYLARVYVAFNTLLFDDELEPARDLIEQLYTAGVDALIIQDMGLLEMDLPPIPLFASTQTDNRTPEKVQFLEQSGFSRVILARELSLSAIKQIRNATHVDLEAFVHGALCVCYSGQCYMSAAIGGRSANRGACGQPCRLAWNLEDKDGKLLSENRHLLSLKDMRRADFLGDLVRAGITSFKIEGRLKSLDYVKNITGFYRQRLDALLNSGTSHTKASSGRTRFFFTPEPCKTFNRGFTDYFLAGSTDKPTFSIDAFDTPKSVGEPLGQVKQIKNQALELDRKHDLRAGDGICFPNAPGRLKGFYVNRVDEHGRVYASGKTQIHKKDLPKGTKVFRNHDQGFTRRMSGTTAQRKILLDMTFREHPDGFELACVDEDNIQARALLRAPGEPARNPDTARAAIERQLGKLGNTCFELNRLDIVSKPVFLPAAELNRLRRDLVACLEKNRLQAYRRPMAGPRPAPVPFYRADLDFRANAANHLAVQFYEKRGVTSIAPAFECDPPGPGTAVMTTKHCIRRSLGWCPAKSKENRGNCPRPPAGPLLLIHGKHRFKVTFNCSKCEMQIFTLSQSS from the coding sequence ATGTCCTGCCTGGAACTTTTAGCACCGGCGAAAAATATTGAATTCGGCAAGGCCGCTGTGGATCACGGGGCAGACGCCGTTTATATCGGCCCTGAACGGTTCGGTGCCAGGGCTGCCGCCGGTAACAGTGTCAGGGATATCGAGGCGTTGTGCCGCTATGCCCAACGCTATTTAGCCAGGGTCTATGTTGCGTTTAACACCCTGCTGTTTGATGACGAGCTTGAACCGGCAAGGGATTTGATCGAACAGCTGTACACTGCCGGGGTGGATGCCCTGATCATCCAGGATATGGGGCTTTTGGAGATGGACCTGCCGCCCATTCCATTATTTGCAAGTACCCAGACCGATAACCGGACCCCTGAAAAGGTTCAATTCCTTGAACAGTCAGGATTCTCCCGTGTGATCCTTGCCCGGGAACTCTCTTTGTCTGCCATCAAGCAGATCCGAAACGCCACACATGTGGACCTTGAGGCCTTTGTCCACGGGGCATTGTGCGTCTGTTATTCCGGGCAATGCTATATGAGTGCGGCCATTGGGGGCAGAAGTGCAAACCGCGGTGCCTGCGGTCAGCCCTGCCGGCTTGCCTGGAACCTTGAAGACAAAGACGGCAAGTTGCTTAGTGAAAACAGGCATCTGCTCTCGTTAAAGGACATGCGTCGCGCAGATTTTCTGGGGGATCTGGTCCGGGCAGGAATCACCTCTTTTAAGATCGAAGGTCGGCTTAAAAGTCTGGATTACGTGAAAAATATCACGGGGTTTTATCGGCAGCGGCTTGATGCCTTGCTAAACAGCGGTACCTCCCACACCAAAGCCTCTTCGGGGCGGACAAGGTTCTTTTTTACACCCGAGCCCTGCAAAACCTTTAACCGGGGATTTACCGATTATTTTCTCGCCGGTTCGACGGATAAGCCAACCTTCTCCATTGATGCCTTTGATACGCCAAAATCTGTGGGGGAACCCCTTGGTCAGGTCAAACAGATTAAAAACCAGGCCCTGGAGCTGGACCGGAAGCATGATCTGCGGGCCGGTGACGGGATCTGTTTTCCCAACGCCCCGGGCCGACTCAAAGGGTTTTATGTGAACCGGGTGGATGAACATGGACGTGTGTATGCGTCCGGAAAAACACAGATTCATAAAAAGGATCTGCCCAAAGGCACCAAGGTCTTCAGGAACCACGACCAGGGATTTACCCGGCGGATGTCAGGCACGACGGCCCAAAGAAAGATTCTTCTGGATATGACGTTTCGTGAACACCCCGACGGGTTTGAACTCGCTTGCGTGGATGAGGACAATATCCAGGCCCGGGCCCTGCTTCGTGCGCCGGGGGAACCCGCCCGCAATCCCGATACGGCCAGGGCAGCCATTGAACGGCAGTTGGGTAAACTGGGCAATACCTGTTTTGAGCTGAACCGCCTGGATATTGTTTCCAAACCGGTGTTCCTGCCCGCCGCAGAGCTGAACCGGTTGCGCAGGGACCTGGTAGCGTGTCTGGAAAAGAACCGTTTACAGGCCTATCGGCGCCCAATGGCCGGTCCCAGGCCGGCACCGGTGCCGTTTTACCGGGCCGACCTTGATTTTAGGGCCAATGCTGCAAACCATCTGGCGGTTCAGTTTTATGAAAAAAGGGGGGTAACGTCCATTGCCCCGGCCTTTGAGTGTGACCCGCCGGGGCCGGGTACGGCAGTCATGACCACAAAGCACTGCATCCGCCGCAGCCTTGGGTGGTGCCCGGCAAAGTCAAAGGAGAACAGAGGCAACTGCCCCAGACCTCCTGCCGGGCCGTTGTTGTTAATACATGGCAAGCACCGGTTTAAGGTGACCTTTAACTGCAGCAAATGTGAGATGCAGATTTTTACCCTTTCCCAAAGTTCATAG
- a CDS encoding HAMP domain-containing sensor histidine kinase: MQIKRLYLKILLAFLGILLITILLAIGLFMMTSGRCYKSELDHKALTKLNVFKVMVQKEVDRHKDLPAEKNPDLIQLLERCTSFFDVKVWLTESKGHIIFQSFEGPMDFLPYKTHQQTHQDSGISLYHYLLKWNKYYAVIPISDQSRKLYLHLFMDTAKNSRNEGLFLIGLIVIGVTATVMLFPAISYITRRINRLNQSALEFAGGNLTVRTDIKGDDEIAKLGETFNRMADRLELLVRNSKELTANVSHELRSPLARLRVSKELILDKLEQKGASDDAVIRLLNNMESDIGDLDTLIAEALALSKIDYQESTLEPETFRFSEYIRSTMEAYYPLLDRNDLTLDLDIRDFGKARQDKALVKSVFSNLMDNAIKYSLPGNTIRVSAGTVSPKGLEFSITNTCGPMSKEDLDRLFNPFFRIPGQKASGTGLGLAIAKKQITRCKGRISADHNGREICLTVFIP, from the coding sequence ATGCAAATCAAGCGTCTTTACCTGAAAATTCTTTTGGCTTTTCTGGGCATCCTGCTGATCACCATCCTGCTGGCCATTGGCCTATTCATGATGACCTCAGGGCGTTGTTATAAATCAGAGCTGGATCATAAAGCCCTTACCAAGCTTAATGTCTTCAAGGTCATGGTACAAAAGGAGGTGGACCGGCACAAAGACCTGCCGGCGGAAAAAAATCCGGATCTTATCCAGCTTTTGGAGCGTTGCACATCATTTTTTGACGTCAAAGTCTGGCTCACCGAATCCAAAGGTCATATTATATTTCAAAGTTTTGAGGGGCCCATGGATTTCCTGCCCTACAAAACCCACCAACAAACCCACCAAGACAGCGGGATTTCACTTTATCATTACCTGCTTAAGTGGAACAAATACTATGCCGTCATCCCCATCAGCGACCAAAGCCGGAAATTGTATCTGCACCTGTTTATGGACACCGCAAAAAACAGCCGAAACGAAGGACTATTCTTAATCGGATTGATCGTCATCGGTGTCACCGCCACCGTAATGCTGTTCCCTGCGATCTCATACATCACCCGCCGGATAAACCGGCTCAACCAGTCTGCCCTTGAATTTGCCGGTGGGAATCTGACGGTGCGAACGGATATCAAAGGCGATGATGAAATTGCCAAACTTGGGGAGACATTTAACCGGATGGCGGATCGATTGGAACTGCTGGTTCGCAACTCCAAGGAGCTGACGGCCAATGTGTCCCATGAGCTGCGCTCTCCCCTGGCCCGTCTCAGGGTCTCCAAGGAACTCATCCTGGACAAGCTTGAGCAAAAAGGCGCTTCGGATGATGCGGTCATACGGCTGCTAAACAATATGGAATCTGATATCGGGGATCTGGACACCCTGATCGCAGAAGCGCTGGCCCTGTCCAAAATTGATTACCAGGAATCAACCCTGGAACCAGAAACGTTCAGGTTTTCCGAATACATCAGGTCCACGATGGAGGCATACTATCCGCTGCTGGATAGAAACGACCTGACCCTTGACCTTGATATCCGGGACTTTGGCAAGGCCCGCCAGGACAAAGCATTGGTGAAATCGGTTTTTTCTAATCTCATGGACAATGCCATCAAATATTCTCTCCCCGGCAATACCATCCGCGTATCCGCCGGAACCGTCTCCCCCAAGGGCCTTGAATTTTCAATCACCAACACCTGCGGCCCCATGAGTAAAGAGGATTTGGATCGCCTGTTCAATCCGTTTTTCCGAATTCCCGGGCAAAAAGCATCGGGGACGGGACTTGGACTGGCCATTGCAAAAAAACAGATCACGCGCTGCAAGGGACGCATCAGCGCGGATCACAACGGCCGGGAAATTTGCCTGACCGTTTTCATTCCTTAA
- a CDS encoding response regulator: MSQTVLIVDDDAKLIDLLTEYFGENEFISHAVMLGADALDAIRDNHPDIVILDIMLPDTNGLEVLKQIRAKHAIPVIMLTAKGDDTDRIVGLELGADDYLPKPFNPRELLARIRAILRRQDRSAPEADTVIIRAGDLELNRSTRTLVAAGENIPLSTTEFNVLEVLMKHPNTVLSREQITNMAQGRSFMADDRSVDIHVSKLRGKIEKNPSSPVRIKTIWGTGYMFINPDS, from the coding sequence ATGTCCCAAACCGTTTTAATCGTTGACGATGATGCCAAGCTGATAGATCTTTTAACCGAATATTTCGGGGAAAACGAATTTATTTCCCATGCCGTCATGTTAGGTGCCGATGCCCTTGATGCCATACGGGATAATCACCCGGATATTGTTATTCTGGATATTATGCTGCCCGACACCAATGGCCTGGAGGTACTAAAGCAGATCCGGGCCAAACATGCAATACCGGTCATCATGCTGACTGCCAAGGGCGATGATACGGACAGGATTGTGGGACTGGAACTGGGAGCGGACGATTATCTTCCCAAGCCGTTTAATCCCAGGGAGCTTCTTGCCAGGATCCGGGCCATTCTCAGGCGCCAGGACAGAAGCGCACCCGAGGCCGATACCGTGATTATCCGGGCCGGAGATCTGGAATTGAACCGATCCACACGGACCCTGGTGGCGGCCGGAGAAAACATCCCCCTATCCACCACGGAATTCAATGTCCTGGAAGTGCTTATGAAACACCCGAACACCGTGCTCAGCCGTGAACAGATCACAAACATGGCCCAGGGCCGAAGCTTTATGGCTGATGATCGCAGCGTGGATATTCATGTTTCCAAGCTAAGGGGAAAAATCGAAAAAAACCCCTCTTCCCCAGTGCGCATAAAAACAATATGGGGCACAGGATACATGTTTATCAATCCTGATTCATAA
- a CDS encoding tetratricopeptide repeat protein, which yields MDQLNKDAKHYVEGEVSRISSDWQPGDLMASVYPGVRDMFKLQTVNQIFFLYKKLGTLRQINDIKGQAAITRTLDSDETITGTYQVEAEYENGAAVIHISCIMDNEKWYITGFQVNSPVLNTPQQVSGGSAEDAEAPADIPALEREVADLLATGDTIAIRKNIKKLQTLVKKYEASGADENLIPILEKILEADAADLSTQFKLATLLAKNGQKNKARQKALQVYHFSENETLITQAGQFLKNHNFQMPQLPEPAFFKTDIEIVMVPMGDVNMHLLDELRVLLQEKLGFKITLSDRNVDPGPWDRMGSEPYLKNVCEQIRKSLSQTQHQAILDDLGITDEALTSSEGQGRYIWKYFALLGDTGKKYREIYYEGLQLRENMAQYLAGNLIDRLRTAVPFGENNKIKGYMGVTSKGLYCPTCNFLYGSAEWAYGVISYDGFLAAHNNEGDNRPRLVKRLLKQALSTANFMLGIPRCNTPFCARAYPHNLLEHDAKSDELCPVCRSRLAKFKEKRVFKNCALSLCEQGNDLLKAGKPEAAEKYYRRAQDEAPDTCEVYSLMADGYFAVERFDEAVNAWQQAYNLNPDKDIYLFNMGLAHYKNGWSQLALDKFTRMLEKKPDDPRALGWSGICYSKMKAYPKAISYLQKAIAIDPGDIDQFKYLAACFNQTGQPDQAIHTMEEMVRLFPDDHTGYYYLARQFMGKDHAKAIENLKKTIALNSGLVPAYEMLGISLSRDGKPEDAIGIFKQGIAVDETHDSLFNSLGYTYYLTKQYDQAMAAYDRALTLNPEFSLCHYNKALAHYALGQFSMAQRHLKTASSLGYEGAPAFHRAVDKKLGNM from the coding sequence TTGGATCAACTGAACAAGGATGCCAAACATTATGTTGAAGGCGAAGTATCCCGGATTTCATCCGATTGGCAGCCGGGTGACCTTATGGCATCGGTCTATCCCGGCGTCCGGGACATGTTCAAGCTTCAAACCGTGAATCAGATTTTTTTCCTCTATAAAAAATTGGGCACCCTCCGGCAGATCAACGATATTAAGGGACAGGCAGCGATTACCCGGACCCTGGACAGCGATGAAACAATCACCGGCACATACCAGGTTGAAGCCGAGTATGAGAACGGGGCGGCCGTGATCCATATCTCCTGCATTATGGATAATGAAAAATGGTACATCACCGGTTTCCAGGTCAACTCACCCGTTTTAAATACCCCGCAGCAGGTATCCGGCGGATCGGCGGAAGATGCCGAAGCCCCCGCCGATATCCCGGCACTTGAACGGGAGGTGGCGGATTTATTGGCAACCGGGGATACGATTGCAATACGAAAAAATATTAAAAAACTGCAGACGCTTGTAAAAAAATATGAGGCCTCCGGTGCCGACGAGAATCTTATTCCCATCCTTGAAAAAATCCTTGAGGCGGATGCCGCGGATCTGTCCACCCAGTTTAAACTGGCAACGCTTCTGGCAAAAAACGGACAAAAAAACAAAGCCCGGCAAAAGGCCTTGCAGGTCTATCATTTTTCAGAAAATGAAACACTCATAACTCAGGCCGGGCAGTTTTTAAAAAATCATAACTTTCAAATGCCCCAACTGCCGGAACCCGCTTTTTTCAAAACGGATATTGAGATTGTGATGGTGCCCATGGGCGATGTGAACATGCACCTGCTTGATGAACTGCGTGTGTTGTTACAGGAAAAATTGGGATTTAAAATTACACTCTCGGACCGGAATGTTGATCCCGGACCCTGGGACCGTATGGGCTCGGAACCGTATTTGAAAAATGTTTGTGAACAGATTCGCAAATCGCTTTCCCAGACCCAGCACCAGGCCATACTTGATGACCTTGGTATCACAGACGAGGCCTTGACTTCTTCGGAAGGGCAGGGCCGTTATATATGGAAATACTTCGCCTTGCTGGGGGATACCGGGAAAAAATACCGGGAAATATATTATGAAGGGCTGCAGCTTCGGGAAAATATGGCGCAATACCTGGCAGGAAATTTGATTGATCGTTTAAGAACCGCTGTTCCCTTTGGAGAAAATAATAAGATTAAAGGATATATGGGGGTGACATCCAAAGGGCTGTATTGTCCCACCTGCAATTTTCTTTACGGAAGTGCCGAGTGGGCCTATGGGGTTATCTCCTATGATGGATTCCTGGCTGCACATAATAATGAAGGGGACAATCGGCCGCGCCTGGTTAAACGGCTTTTGAAACAAGCGTTGTCCACGGCCAACTTCATGTTGGGAATTCCAAGGTGCAATACCCCGTTTTGTGCCAGGGCATATCCCCATAACCTTCTGGAGCACGATGCCAAATCCGATGAACTTTGTCCGGTGTGCCGGTCCCGTCTTGCAAAGTTTAAAGAAAAACGTGTGTTCAAGAACTGCGCCCTGTCACTTTGCGAACAGGGCAATGACCTTTTGAAGGCCGGTAAGCCCGAGGCCGCTGAAAAATATTACCGGCGCGCACAGGATGAGGCGCCGGATACTTGCGAGGTGTATAGCCTTATGGCAGACGGCTATTTTGCGGTTGAACGTTTTGATGAGGCTGTAAATGCATGGCAACAGGCATATAACCTGAATCCTGACAAGGATATTTATCTGTTCAATATGGGGCTGGCCCATTATAAAAACGGCTGGTCTCAATTGGCCCTTGATAAGTTTACCCGGATGCTGGAGAAAAAACCGGACGATCCAAGGGCCTTGGGATGGTCGGGGATCTGTTATTCCAAGATGAAAGCGTACCCCAAAGCCATTTCCTATCTACAAAAAGCCATTGCCATTGACCCGGGAGATATCGACCAATTCAAATATTTAGCCGCCTGTTTTAATCAAACCGGCCAGCCCGACCAGGCAATCCACACCATGGAGGAGATGGTCAGGCTGTTTCCCGATGATCATACGGGCTATTATTATCTGGCCCGGCAGTTCATGGGCAAAGACCATGCAAAGGCCATTGAGAACCTTAAAAAAACCATTGCGTTGAACTCAGGTCTGGTCCCGGCATATGAAATGCTTGGCATAAGCCTTTCCCGGGACGGCAAGCCGGAAGACGCCATCGGCATATTCAAACAGGGTATTGCAGTTGATGAGACCCATGACTCTCTTTTCAATTCCCTGGGCTACACCTATTATCTTACAAAGCAGTATGACCAGGCCATGGCGGCGTATGACCGGGCATTAACCCTTAATCCGGAATTCTCTCTATGTCATTATAACAAGGCCCTTGCTCATTATGCCCTTGGACAGTTTTCCATGGCGCAACGTCATTTAAAGACCGCCTCATCCCTGGGATATGAAGGGGCTCCGGCATTCCACAGGGCTGTGGATAAGAAACTTGGTAACATGTGA
- the thiD gene encoding bifunctional hydroxymethylpyrimidine kinase/phosphomethylpyrimidine kinase — MKTYDRALTIAGSDSGGGAGVQADLKTFSALGVFGMSAITALTAQNTHSVTGIFPVPPEFIGQQIDAVMSDIGTNAVKIGMLHSPEVIEVVASKLEQWQCPNIVLDPVMISKSGDNLLQDDAVEALTKRLLPLATVITPNLPEASVLLGKTIDTPDKMEDAGVALADLGAANVLVKGGHLTSGPGIDLLYESASQQTTRFTANRVDTKNSHGTGCTLSSAIAAGLARGLDLKTAVAEAKNYITEALKAGADIQTGAGHGPVHHFHALWEKNA, encoded by the coding sequence ATGAAAACATACGATCGCGCATTAACCATCGCGGGTTCCGACAGCGGCGGCGGAGCCGGTGTCCAGGCAGACCTGAAAACCTTCAGTGCCCTGGGGGTATTCGGTATGTCCGCCATCACGGCACTCACCGCCCAGAACACCCACTCGGTCACGGGAATCTTTCCTGTCCCCCCTGAATTTATCGGCCAACAAATTGATGCGGTGATGTCGGACATCGGCACCAATGCCGTGAAGATCGGCATGCTGCACTCGCCGGAAGTCATTGAAGTGGTGGCAAGCAAACTTGAACAATGGCAATGCCCCAATATTGTGCTCGACCCGGTGATGATCTCCAAGTCCGGTGACAATCTGCTTCAGGATGATGCCGTGGAGGCGCTGACCAAACGACTGCTGCCCCTGGCCACGGTGATTACCCCAAATCTGCCCGAGGCCTCGGTTCTTTTGGGCAAAACCATTGATACCCCGGATAAAATGGAAGACGCTGGGGTGGCCCTGGCAGATCTTGGCGCAGCCAATGTGCTGGTCAAGGGGGGACATCTCACCTCGGGACCGGGCATTGATCTGCTCTATGAATCCGCATCCCAACAGACCACCCGCTTCACGGCGAACCGCGTGGACACAAAAAACAGCCACGGCACCGGATGCACCCTGTCATCTGCCATTGCCGCAGGTCTTGCCCGGGGACTGGATCTAAAAACAGCCGTGGCCGAGGCTAAAAATTATATCACCGAGGCATTAAAGGCCGGGGCGGATATCCAAACAGGAGCCGGTCATGGACCGGTTCACCATTTTCATGCCTTGTGGGAAAAAAACGCCTAG
- a CDS encoding ABC transporter ATP-binding protein — protein sequence MLEVLDLAKSFDLQAVFKNLNLTLPQGHFTVLVGPSGCGKSTLFDCLTGIVPADQGRMIWQGNAVDNLGGLAAYMQQKDMLLPWLTLEQNSLLPVQAKPRAQRDIKQAKQRLARIFEKIGLTGFGNHHPYQVSGGMRQRCALARTLMFDRDLVLLDEPLSALDAITRRELQTLLLMLQKEFGKTVLMITHDIEEALVLADEIILLSSPPMTILERFHPEDAKPREFNRPEFMEAKTRIFSRLLTEKEKIGQ from the coding sequence ATGCTTGAAGTCCTGGATCTGGCCAAGTCATTTGACTTGCAGGCCGTTTTTAAAAATTTGAATCTGACCCTGCCCCAGGGTCACTTTACAGTGCTGGTGGGTCCTTCCGGATGCGGAAAGTCCACCCTGTTTGACTGTTTGACCGGCATCGTCCCCGCAGATCAGGGACGGATGATCTGGCAGGGAAACGCAGTAGACAACCTTGGCGGCCTTGCCGCCTATATGCAGCAAAAAGACATGCTGCTGCCCTGGCTGACCCTGGAACAAAACAGTCTGTTGCCGGTACAGGCAAAGCCCCGTGCGCAAAGGGACATCAAACAGGCAAAGCAGAGACTTGCCCGGATTTTCGAAAAAATCGGGCTCACAGGATTCGGCAATCATCATCCCTACCAGGTATCCGGCGGTATGCGCCAGCGATGCGCCCTGGCCCGCACCCTGATGTTCGACCGGGATCTGGTTTTGCTGGACGAACCCCTCTCCGCCCTGGACGCCATTACCCGCCGGGAGTTGCAAACGCTGCTGCTCATGCTGCAAAAGGAGTTCGGCAAGACCGTTCTCATGATCACCCATGACATTGAAGAGGCCCTGGTCCTGGCCGATGAGATCATTCTTTTAAGTTCGCCCCCCATGACTATTCTGGAACGATTCCACCCCGAAGACGCCAAACCCAGGGAGTTCAACCGTCCGGAATTCATGGAGGCCAAAACCCGGATTTTCTCCCGGTTGCTGACCGAAAAGGAGAAAATTGGGCAATGA